In Vanacampus margaritifer isolate UIUO_Vmar chromosome 18, RoL_Vmar_1.0, whole genome shotgun sequence, a genomic segment contains:
- the ptprea gene encoding receptor-type tyrosine-protein phosphatase epsilon isoform X3 gives MLLFLVATTTSSNLSSNGNHTQEGVPSTGHHVLPTVLVLSLLLLIVVLLAWYFLRLKSQRKAVVTTVDKKIPNGILEEQDATVVLLPRSPSAAKNYPPLAVEHLEDEYRLRSADDGKLFREEYNSLPGGHAHGTYEEANKDNNKDKNRYPNILPYDHSRVVLTQLEGCPASDYVNASYIDGFTVKNKFLAAQGPKEDTAGDFWRMIWEQKVSTVVMLTNLKERKEDKCHQYWPDQGCWTYGNVRVAVDDFTVLVDYTIRKFCIQYQSSDAAKTPRLVTQLHFTSWPDFGVPFSPIGMLKFLKKVKAVNPPFAGPIVVHCSAGVGRTGTFIVIDGMIDMMHAEQKVDVFGFVSKIREQRSQLIQTDMQYSFIYQALLEYFLYGDTELDVSSLEGHLHKLHNTFNQGDRVGLEEEFKKLTNMRIMKENMRTGNLPANMKKNRVLQIIPYDFNRVILSMRRGQEFTDYINASFIDGYRQKDYYIATQGPLQHTVEDFWRMVWEWKCHSIVMLTELQEREQDKCYQYWPSEELQTYGDYSVEMKGDALCDTFSLRDLVLTFLPEKVTRVIRHFHFHGWPEVGIPAEGRGMIDIIAAVQRQQQQSGNHPIVVHCSTCDAMVGATVDGGCCHV, from the exons ATGCTTCTGTTTTTGGTGGCAACCACAACATCATCCAATTTGAGCAGCAATGGCAACCACACACAAG AGGGCGTCCCGTCCACGGGCCATCACGTCCTCCCCACCGTGCTGGTCCtgtccctgctgctgctcatcgTCGTGCTGCTGGCCTGGTACTTCCTCAG GTTAAAAAGCCAGAGGAAAGCGGTGGTCACCACAGTGGACAAGAAGATACCAAATGGCATCCTGGAAGAACAAG ACGCGACGGTGGTCCTCCTGCCCAGATCCCCTTCGGCCGCCAAGAACTACCCGCCGCTGGCCGTGGAACACCTGGAGGATGAGTACAGGCTGCGATCGGCCGACGACGGCAAACTCTTCCGGGAGGAGTACAAC TCGCTGCCGGGGGGACACGCCCACGGGACGTACGAGGAGGCCAACAAGGACAACAACAAGGACAAGAACAGATATCCCAACATTCTTCCCT ATGATCATTCCAGGGTGGTGCTGACTCAACTGGAAGGATGTCCCGCCTCCGACTACGTCAACGCCTCATACATCGAC GGTTTCACCGTTAAGAACAAATTCCTAGCAGCACAAG GTCCAAAAGAGGACACGGCGGGCGATTTCTGGAGGATGATTTGGGAGCAGAAGGTGTCGACTGTCGTCATGCTGACCAACTTGAAGGAGAGGAAGGAA GACAAGTGTCACCAGTACTGGCCGGATCAGGGCTGCTGGACTTACGGGAACGTGCGCGTGGCAGTGGACGACTTCACCGTGCTGGTGGATTACACCATCCGCAAGTTCTGCATACAATAC CAATCCAGCGACGCCGCCAAGACGCCGCGCTTGGTCACGCAGCTCCACTTCACCAGCTGGCCCGACTTCGGCGTGCCCTTCTCGCCCATCGGCATGCTCAAGTTCCTCAAGAAGGTCAAGGCCGTCAATCCGCCCTTTGCCGGGCCTATCGTGGTCCACTGCAG CGCTGGCGTTGGCCGCACGGGCACGTTCATCGTGATCGACGGCATGATCGACATGATGCACGCCGAGCAGAAAGTGGACGTGTTCGGCTTCGTCTCCAAGATCCGAGAGCAGCGCTCGCAGCTCATCCAGACCGAC ATGCAGTACTCGTTCATCTACCAGGCGCTGCTGGAGTACTTCCTGTACGGAGACACGGAGTTGGACGTGTCCTCTCTGGAGGGACACCTGCACAAGCTGCACAACACCTTCAACCAAGGGGACCGCGTTGGCCTGGAGGAGGAGTTCAAG AAACTGACCAACATGCGTATCATGAAGGAGAACATGAGAACGGGGAACCTGCCCGCCAACATGAAGAAGAACCGAGTGCTGCAGATCATTCCGT ACGACTTCAACAGAGTTATTCTCTCCATGAGGAGAGGTCAGGAGTTTACCGATTACATCAACGCATCCTTTATAGAC GGCTACCGTCAGAAGGACTACTACATCGCCACGCAGGGCCCGCTGCAGCACACGGTGGAGGACTTCTGGAGGATGGTGTGGGAGTGGAAGTGTCACTCCATCGTCATGCTGACCGAGCTGCAGGAGAGGGAGCAG GACAAGTGTTATCAGTATTGGCCCAGTGAGGAGTTGCAGACGTACGGCGATTACAGCGTGGAGATGAAGGGCGACGCCTTGTGCGACACTTTCAGCCTACGGGATTTGGTACTCACCTTCCTGCCG GAGAAGGTGACGCGCGTGATCCGGCACTTCCACTTCCACGGCTGGCCGGAGGTGGGCATCCCGGCCGAGGGGCGGGGCATGATTGACATCATCGCCGCGGtgcagcggcagcagcag